The Montipora capricornis isolate CH-2021 chromosome 3, ASM3666992v2, whole genome shotgun sequence genome window below encodes:
- the LOC138040930 gene encoding fibrillin-1-like, translated as MNETKRKFDWFFIKKSACGPKFKMLLTVGAVVVIILVVSLTLFMTFQSESTISSDEPKDKRSKVNLVDCMNKTLCDDNAVCTATGRNHYTCLCNRGFQGNGLVCHDLNECLSEELNSCPSNSVCINTNGSHKCSCLPGYKRSGRACKDIDECSLRVHNCSVNASCNNTIGSFNCNCLKGFQGDGKICTDVDECKDNSHNCSQHAYCDNAIGAHECTCLSGFQGNGRTCVDIDECKAKTHQCSKHAFCSNSNGAYNCTCLNGFQGDGWVCKDVDECNEGTHNCSEHATCANTIGSHSCTCNRGFQGNGWTCTDIDECKTGTHNCSKHAICTNTVGSHNCTCNRGFQGDGWVCKDVDECEEGIHNCSGYGYCTNRIGAYNCTCHGGFRGNGWTCTDVDECNEGTHNCSKHATCTNTIGSHNCTCNRGFEGDGWVCKDVDECKEGIHNCSQHAYCTNSVGDYNCTCLGGFQGNGWACTDVDECKKGTHNCSKHAICTNTVGSHNCTCNRGFQGDGRTCMDVDECKEGIHNCSGYAYCTNGIGAYNCTCHGGFQGNGWTCTDVDECKKGTHNCNKHATCTNTVGSHNCTCNHGFQGDGSICKDVDECKVGIHGCSQFAECKNVIGSYHCKCRHGFEGNGWTCKDVEECKLEIHNCSLHASCTNSVGGFNCTCRKGFEGNGWLCTDVNECQRGTHGCHAHATCHNYQGLHSCFCNTGYRGDGKMCSDIDECQDGPNRCSLNSRCVNNPGSYDCWCNRGFRGDGMSCTDYDECEDDLHDCHKKATCINTEGSYRCSCSKGYHGDGKVCKDIDECLDGTNRCGLDSRCVNSPGAYDCHGCDRGFRGDGMFCVDYDECEEGVHECHKKATCINTVGSYRCSCSKGYHGDGKVCKASTASGLHPARGVYIFLLSWAIILILTGWPPQ; from the exons ATGAACGAAACAAAGAGGAAATTCGACTGGTTTTTTATAAAGAAGTCAGCCTGTGGACCCAAATTTAAAATGTTGTTGACCGTAGGAGCTGTGGTGGTGATCATTTTAGTGGTCTCTCTTACTCTCTTTATGACATTTCAGAGTGAATCAACTATTTCCAGTG ATGAACCAAAGGACAAGAGGAGCAAAGTTAACCTGGTTGACTGCATGAACAAAACTCTGTGTGACGACAATGCCGTTTGTACAGCCACCGGCCGGAATCATTACACCTGTCTTTGTAACAGAGGCTTTCAAGGAAATGGCCTCGTTTGTCACG atcTAAACGAGTGTCTCTCAGAAGAACTGAATTCTTGCCCTTCCAACAGTGTATGTATTAATACCAATGGTTCTCACAAGTGCAGTTGTCTTCCTGGATACAAGAGAAGTGGCCGAGCTTGCAAAGACATCGATGAATGCAGTCTTAGGGTCCATAATTGCAGTGTAAATGCATCCTGCAATAACACTATAGGCTCGTTCAACTGCAACTGCCTAAAAGGATTTCAGGGCGATGGTAAAATATGCAccgatgtcgatgaatgcaaaGATAACTCTCACAACTGCAGTCAGCATGCTTACTGCGACAATGCCATCGGTGCCCACGAGTGTACATGTTTGTCTGGGTTCCAAGGGAATGGGAGGACATGTGTAGACATTGACGAATGCAAGGCCAAAACGCATCAGTGCAGTAAACATGCATTTTGCAGCAACAGTAATGGCGCATACAATTGCACCTGCCTTAATGGATTTCAAGGCGACGGATGGGTTTGCAAAGATGTGGATGAATGCAACGAGGGAACCCACAATTGCAGTGAGCATGCCACCTGTGCAAATACCATCGGGTCTCATAGCTGCACCTGCAATCGTGGTTTTCAAGGAAATGGGTGGACCTGCACGGATATAGATGAATGCAAGACGGGAACACACAATTGCAGTAAGCATGCCATCTGTACAAATACGGTCGGGTCTCATAACTGCACTTGCAATCGTGGATTTCAAGGAGATGGCTGGGTATGCAAAGATGTGGATGAGTGCGAGGAGGGAATCCACAACTGCAGTGGGTATGGCTACTGTACAAATAGAATTGGTGCTTATAACTGTACATGCCACGGTGGTTTTCGCGGAAACGGGTGGACATGCACCGATGTGGACGAATGCAACGAGGGAACCCACAATTGCAGTAAGCATGCTACTTGTACAAATACCATCGGGTCTCATAACTGCACTTGCAATCGTGGATTTGAAGGAGATGGCTGGGTATGCAAAGACGTGGACGAGTGCAAGGAGGGAATCCACAATTGCAGTCAGCATGCCTATTGTACTAACAGTGTTGGTGATTATAACTGTACATGCCTCGGTGGTTTTCAAGGAAATGGGTGGGCCTGCACAGATGTGGATGAATGCAAGAAGGGAACCCACAATTGCAGTAAGCATGCCATCTGTACAAATACCGTAGGGTCGCATAATTGCACTTGCAATCGTGGATTTCAAGGAGACGGCAGGACATGCATGGACGTTGACGAGTGCAAGGAAGGAATCCACAACTGCAGTGGGTATGCCTACTGCACAAATGGAATTGGTGCTTATAACTGTACATGCCACGGTGGTTTTCAAGGAAACGGGTGGACTTGCACGGATGTGGACGAATGCAAGAAAGGAACCCACAATTGCAATAAGCATGCTACTTGTACAAATACCGTCGGGTCTCATAACTGCACCTGCAATCATGGTTTTCAAGGAGATGGCTCGATATGCAAAGATGTGGACGAATGCAAGGTGGGCATCCATGGCTGCAGTCAGTTTGCTGAATGCAAAAACGTTATCGGGTCGTATCATTGCAAATGCCGCCATGGTTTCGAAGGCAATGGGTGGACTTGTAAAGATGTGGAAGAATGCAAGTTGGAAATCCATAATTGCAGTCTGCATGCATCCTGCACAAACAGCGTTGGTGGATTCAATTGCACGTGTCGCAAGGGATTTGAAGGCAATGGGTGGTTGTGCACTGATGTTAACGAGTGCCAGAGAGGCACCCACGGCTGTCACGCCCATGCAACCTGCCATAACTATCAAGGCTTGCATAGTTGCTTTTGCAACACAGGATATAGAGGAGATGGAAAAATGTGTAGTG ACATCGACGAATGTCAAGATGGGCCCAACAGGTGCAGTTTAAATTCACGCTGTGTCAACAATCCAGGCTCGTATGACTGCTGGTGCAATCGCGGTTTCCGAGGCGACGGGATGTCTTGTACTGATTATGATGAGTGCGAAGATGACCTTCACGATTGCCACAAGAAAGCCACGTGCATCAACACAGAGGGCTCGTATCGGTGTAGTTGTTCCAAAGGATACCATGGAGATGGTAAAGTCTGCAAAG ATATCGACGAATGTCTAGATGGGACTAACAGGTGCGGTTTAGATTCGCGCTGTGTCAACAGTCCAGGCGCGTATGACTGCCACGGGTGCGATCGCGGTTTCCGAGGCGATGGGATGTTTTGTGTTGATTATGATGAATGCGAGGAGGGCGTTCACGAGTGCCACAAGAAAGCCACGTGTATAAACACGGTGGGCTCGTATCGTTGTAGTTGTTCCAAAGGATACCATGGAGATGGTAAAGTATGCAAAG CCTCTACAGCGAGTGGCCTGCATCCCGCCCGCGGAGTTTATATATTTCTGTTGTCTTGGGCGATCATACTCATTCTTACTGGATGGCCTCCACAATGA